Genomic window (Candidatus Gracilibacteria bacterium):
TTTTAGATATGAAAATTTTACTATAATTCACTCGAGTTTTTTCAGAAGACATGTATCTTTTTGCATGAACTTTGTTTTATATTTTTTCTTTCCTCTATGTTTTTCTCCTCGAATCGAAATAAGTGATGATTTACTCTCGTAGAGGTTATGGTTGTGGTGATGATCCTCGGAGTATTATTCGTCTGACTCTATATGTGATTCCAGCCCTATATGAAGCGTTCTCGTGACACGAAACGCGTAGCGAATATGCTTCAGTATTCGAATGTTCTTGAGACATTTGATAAGAATTTTGATACATTTCCTTCTGTGTATGGAGCATGAGGAAGCCCTACTGCTTCTGGCTATTGTCTCTCAGAACTGCCTACACGATGAGATATCGCAGCTCTCGGAAATGCTGGAAAATTCAGTGCTCTCACTATTGATACCACACCTCCTCCACGTGATCCAGATCAGACTGTTGTTGTTCCTCCGTGCAGTCTTCCATGATCTTATGTGTATAGTCGACTCGATTATGGAGGTGGGAAACAGGCAGCCCTTATAGCTGCACGTCTGGAGATTCGTACCAGTGCCAATTATGGTACAGGCTCAGATCTTCTGAATCCATTGAAGTTCCAGGATGATACAAAAAAAGGAACTGTTCCACCAACGGCTTCCGATCAACTGTATGTTGTAACGAGACTACATTAGAGAAAGACGATTCCATAAGAGAGTTATTTACACGATAAATCTGAATTGACAATATTATTTTTTGTGATAAATTATACCAGTTATTTCATAACCATATATACATATGTCAGGAGGACACGGTCATGATGACCATGGAAAAGGAGATCATGGAGGCGGAAGCAAGTCTACTATTGACCTCGGAATCTCAGGAATGATTGGCAGTTTCTTCGGAATCGCCAGCGGAGCTGCACCAATGAAAGATGCTCTCCACTGAGGCGGAGGCGGCGGACATGGGCATGGCGGACATCACTAAAAACAAAATCCCTTCTATTTTCGGAAGGGATTTTCTGTGAAAAGCTGAATATCTATAGCAAAGTGCGATGTACAGAGGACTTTTTGTTCTTTTACAATTTATTTATTCAATGTTCCTAATGTTTTGAGTTTCTGAAATCTTGATTCTGAGTTTCATTGAAAAGCCTTTCTTCCAGTCATATTAATGTCAAAAGAGTCAATATATTTCAGTCTTCAGTCTCTCGTTACAATAAGATTCTCATCACCGTATAAATCTATGGTAAATCATTCTTTTTTTAAGGATCTATACCCACATATAAATAAGTCAATATCATTTTGTAAATCATGATTATATTCCAATTCTCTAACTAAGAATTCAAAATTTTGTTCTGATCAGAAAACATCATATGCTATTGTGACGGGTGAACAAAATGCTGTTATCAATTCATGAGTTCATTCTATCTCTCAAGGTTTCTCACTCACAAAGGCTTGCATGGGAACAATGTCACCCAGATAATGACGGAGTTTTCTATACTCTTCTCTAACTTCCTCTAATTTCTCAGAACCAAGTCTGGACTTCTTTACTAAAACCCTGATTGCCCGACCATCTTCTATAAAGTTCATAAGTACAACAGCACGACAATTGGAACCAAGAAGTTTTTCCTGTCTGTGGGCAATATCGGTTGGTTGGATTTCACCTTTTGTATAAGCAACGAGGGTATCTTTCTTTATCATACGAAAGGAATCTGAATATTATGGAAGTATAGCATGAGTTTTAATCTTTCGCAAAAGAAAATAGTAGAGATTTTTTTGATAGTTACCTTCATTTTATTTTTGCGTGCAAAGTTCTAATTTTCTTTAGTGTCGAACTATCAGCCAGCCATGATAGTAGACTGTATCACAAAATATCCACTACGGTATTTTGACTAACAACATTCAATATTTTGAATTGATTGTGATTCATACAAAAAAATAATAATACTCATATATTATTGAATATTATTATTTGTCAACTTGTGAATTTATTACTGTACTATCACCACCACCTTCGGCTCTTTCCCTATCTCATAGAGACAGAGGTCACAGACCTTGCGTTCGACATGAGAAACGAATGAATCTGCATCCTTGAATCGAGAGAGATCCTTGAGAATATCCTTGATCGCGGTATCGAGGGATTTCTCGAGATTCGGAACCTTGTCGACAGGAGGAAGTCCGACGGTCTGATACTTGATAGCGAAACCAGAATTTTTCTTCACAATACCGATTACCAGCACTCCCTGAGAAGAAATCTGGAAACGATCATGAAGTTCTTTCTCTGCACTATATCCTACCATGCGACCATCGACCGTGATGAGCTTGTGTGACGCGTATTCATCCGTCTCACGGATGGAATCTTTCGTGAATTCGAGGATTTTCCCATTCTTGAGAATGACGACTTTATCTTTCGCATATCCGAGTTCATACGCATTGCGAGCATTTCCACGAAGCATATGTGGGAATCCGTAGATTGGCACATAGTATTCCGGACGAATGAGATTGATCATCTTTTTTGTATCCTCTTCGCGAGCATGTCCACCAGCATGGACTTCTGATTCCTTGTAGTGGTGAATCTTCGGACCTTGTTGGGTAATAAGATCGAAAAGTCCTTGTACCGCACGTTCATTCCCTGGAATGACTGAAGAAGAGAAGATAATCGTATCATCTGACTTGAGTGTTGTATCACGAGATTCTCCTGTGACGATGCGCATGAGAGCCGCATAACGCTCGCCCTGAGCACCCGTACAACAGATAGTGATATCCTTGTCTGGAAGTTTCGCCGCATCTTCCATAGAAATGATAGTTCCTGGCTTTGGTCGCACGTATCCGAGCTTGATGGCGATGTCGATATAGTTATTCATCGAACGACCGAGAAGCACGACCTTGCGATTGTATTTCTCTGCAGTTGAGATGATGAGCATCACGCGATCGATAATCGAAGAAAATGTCGCCGTAATGACACGACCTGGCGCTTTCTCGAAAATATCCTCGATAGAATGAACCACCTCAGATTCAGAGATAGAAGAACCGAGAAGATGAGCATTTGTCGAATCAGAAAAAAGAGCACGAACTCCGCGATTCCCAATCGTTTCGAGATATTCGAAGTTCGTCGATGGGCGATTCGGAAGTGGTGTACGATCGAACTTCCAGTCCCCTGTATGAACGAATCGTCCAACAGGAGTCTCGATGAGAAGCCCAACAGAATCAGGAATCGAATGATCTACAACGAATGGAGTGATCTGAAAATGTTTCCCGAGCTGAATCGGTTGATAGCGAACATATTCACGAAGATTCGGAAGTGTCGCACCCATATCTCCTTGCTTGAGTTTGATAAGCTCGTAGGCCATAGCTGTCGCGTAGAGTGGAGTTGAACGGCCGAGTTGTTCCATGAGAAAGTACACTCATCCGATATGATCGATATGTCCGTGTGTGATACATGCACCGACAACTTTTTTCCCACGACAATACGTGAGATCAGGAATAGAAGAGTTTATACCGTATTGATACTGATCAGGAAACTGGAGTCCCATATCTATGATAATCATCTCATCTTCATACTCGAATCCCATACAGTTGAGACCCACTTGTTCCGTACCACCGAATGGTATGACACGAAGTGTTTCTTTCTGAAGTGGTTTTACTTTCTCTTCGTGTTGTCCGAGGAACTTCTTGAGTGCTTGAACCGGAGTGAGAAATGGATAAGAGCGTTTTGCCTTATAGGAATCCTCGAAGATGAAAGAATCTCCAGGACGGATATTGCTCTGGATTTTCTTTCCAGAATCGAAAAAGCTTCGTGGAGCTCATTTCTCTTTTGGAGAAGCTCCCGTATTGCTTTGAAAGCGTTTGTTTCGCATAATAAATATTGGTTAAGAAATTGTCATTCCGTAGCAAAGCGAAGGAATCGCTTTTTTATTTGCTTATGAGAAAAAGGATACTATTCTCATAAAATTATTGTGAAAGGGATGTCTACGGCATGACAAAAACATTCCCTTTTCTTTTTCTATCGTTCGATAATAATCGGCATCACGACAGGAGTACGTCCCGTGAGAAGGTAACAGTATTTCGTGAGTTCACGACGAAGAATCTGAACGAGTTCAGCACGTTCGATTTTCTGATTTGCGAGAATCGTCTGTTCATAGGTATGTCGGATTCACTTGAGCACTTCTTTGTGTACCATCATCATCTCCTGAGCATGGACGAATCCGCGAGAATCGATGAAAATATGCCCAACAATAGCTCTCGCATGAATATCTTCTTCGATCACAAAAGTCAAAACTCCATTTTCCGCGAGCAGTTCGCGATCCTTGAGCGTATATCCCGCCTCGACTCCAACAGAATTTTTATCGATATAGAATGTATCGAACGTGAATTTGAGCGTATTTTTCGAGATATTCTTTCGAGAAATATCGACAATTTCACCAGGAGTGAATGTGAAATTCTTCGCACCATGAAGAACGAATGATTCACCTTCTGGAAAAAGTGAGAAAAATTGTGGATGAGTACTATTTTTCGAAGATGCAGGAAGAAATATTCCATCTCCATCGAGAGAAACTATCATCCCACCATCACGATTTTCGAACAGAAATTCTCCTACTTTTCTGTCATTCATTCCTGGAGAAAAAATCTCAAAGAATCGACATTTATCGAGAAAATCTATATCTTTCACATTGCTGCGAATATATGCAATAACATCTCTCGTAGCATATACATGAGGAAAACCAAGTGCATCGAGAACTATTTGGAAAACTTCAATATCAAATTCTGGAGTGAGAAGTACCCATCCGATAAGACGATCTTTCTCACTATATGGAAGTCGCATATCCGGAAAAGATTTGTACGTTTTGCCGCTCGAGAAAATCTCCGAAAATCCAGTTCCAAAAAGAAGTGTTCCCTCTCCTCCACGAACAATCATGAATGGATCAGTATGTTTCACATTCGAGAGAACTGTGAGGCGAAGCGACTGATCTCATCCTTGTGGGAAAAATGATGGCTTCATTGATTCGATCAGTTTTTTGAGTCCTCCTTCTATCTCGCGAGGCGGCGTTACTGATTGACTTGCCCTTGAAGGACTCGGTTTTTTTTGAGGAAATGGCTTCTGCACACGAGAAGTATCATTTCTTGCATTTTCATGATTGCGCGGAAAAAATGGCTTTTTTGCCTCAGAAGATTGCGGCGCAGACGAACCACCTCAGAAAGTGATATCATCAGTATCACCAAAAATATGTCACATAGAATGGACGGAAAAATAGATAAAAATTCGTAGAAACTACGACTGGCAATGCCAGAAATGTCACAAACCCAGAACACAAACGAAAACAATGCAAAGAAAGAATCGTTCAGTAAGTATAGTTGTTATATAAAACTCTGGATTTGATCGACAAATCTCTAAGAAAATCATTTCGCAGAGATATATCGACCAGAAGAATTGGAAGGATTATATAGATTCTTGTAGGGAATACAAATATTTTTGTACTGAGATTGGAACTTTTGTTGTATCCCACAGATAGTTCGGAATCTTCCCGATGCGATAATCGGTGTCCACGAATTCTCCCTTTGTGAATACATATTGCGAAAAGAAGAGATATTTTCGTCTGAGGGAATCATTCTTCATAGCACGATCCGCAAAGTCACGATTATGAAAAATATAAAAAACAAATGATTCCGCAAAGTCCTCATACTTATTGGTTGATGCATATCCAGAAACAAAATTCGACAGCGTTTCGCCTGATTTCTTGGTTGTTTTATTTTGCCAACTGATTCGATAGAATATATTCGAAGGATCTGAATAACCAGCAAGGGTGTAGATATCTACATAGTGTCAGAGTTCATGAACCAACAGCTTCAGGAACTCACCATCCCGAAGTATAGAAGAAGAAAGAGTGATTGATCGTCATTGTATTTTTCCTCGCGGTTCCTTCTGATTCGTATCTATGACTACTGAGAGGGAATTGTACTCGAATCAGAGTTCATTGGAATTCAGGACTTCTTCTATGATTTTTTTTCGTGCATCGAGATTGTACTGGGTTCAAAGAGTATTCACTACATATCCTTCACCCGCATATAGTGGGAAAATCAAGGAAAAGCTCGCACAGATGAGGAAGATTCCTCGTAGAACCATGAATTTATAGAGAAAGAAATTGATTGATAAAGCCAATGAATATGTCGATCAAACCAAATGCAGCTAGAATCAGTATCAGTCCAGCTATTGCATAAATTGCCGTAGATTTTGCGTGTTTCAACTTCTCATCATCACCATAAGCTGTCGTATACTGGATACCAGCCCATACGAGAAATGCAATCGCAAATACCGCGCCAAGAGCAATTGCTCGTTCCACGATAACAGTTACACGATCACGGATTCATTCCACATCATCTCATTGGGATGGATCTACACCGATAGTATCACTCCCACAGCTCTGTAGAAATTCTACAGCATTCGATGAATCTACACTACAGTATGCTGCATGAGTAAAAGCAGGGAAAAATACAAAATTGCAAAAACCAGTAAAAAGAAATGTGATAATGAGAAGAATTTTTTTCATAATAACTAGAGAGATAATCCAGAAATAATAACAACAAAAGTATAAGCACATGCTATAGCAATCAATCCGATTGCACCATATGTGAGTGATTTAAAGGCTTTTTTCATTTTTTCCTCATCTCATTCGGCTGTCATGAGTTGGTACCCAATATAGAGTGTAACACCCGTGATGATCAAGGGAACAGCTCAGCGGACAAGAACCTTTTCTATATAGGAGAGAACCATTTCTAGAGTCCAGCCATTTCCACTCTCACCAGCCCAAATATCACTCGATGGATTGACTCCTGTAGTAGATACTTCCGCGAAGATGCGAATGGGAAGAATAAAAAGAAGAAAAAAAAGATATTTCATAGAAAAAATATTAACCAATGCGAACATTACTGAGGATCTGAACAACACCAAATGCCATTCCTGCGACAAGAACTCAAATCAAAGAATAAATAAGTATATGTCGAGCCTTTTTCATTTTCTCGTCATCTCCCGCTGAGAGCATCATCTGAATGCCTCACCATGTTATCCCGATTACCCCGAGAACCGATGCTATACCTATCGCATAAGCAATAACATTCGAAAGAAGTGTGATAGCGTAACTCTCATCGGTTGTAGATGGTTGTATCATATCACTCGGAGAGACAAGTTCATATGCGAAAGCGCTCGATGTAAGCAAAAGGGCAAGAATGAATGAAAAAATCTTGTACATGGGCGAAAATTATGAATTAGATGTTCATGATATAAAGAACCATGCTGACGAGACCATAAGAGAGAAATGCGACAATCATGGCAATAATATTCCATTTGATAATAGTTTTTGCCTTGCTCGCCTTCTCAGAATCACCACTAGAGAATATATAATAATATCCCGCAATTACAAGCGATACACCAGCAATTAGCGGAACTGCGATGAGTAGGATATTGGAAATCTGACCGAGAATAAATAATATTGCACCCGTCCCTTGGAGTCCACCGCCGGCATATCCACCACCACCGATCCGCATAGGATCCATGTCCTGAGCAGAAATAGTAAAATCGGAACTCGTGAGATCATTATCTGCAAAGCTGTGTAGTACTGGGGCAAATACGGCAACAAGGAAAAAGTAGATTCGAAACATAATAAAAAATTTGATACAAAGTAATCATATCAGATAATACGAAAAAAGCCAAAAATTTGCAAAAAGCTGAGAATTTCATATTATACGCCCGATTTTTACTCTCATTTTTATGACATACATTCTCTCTCTTCTTTCTGTGATTGTGATTCTTCTCGTGATGATGCAAGCGAAAGGTTCTGGACTTTCTATTATTCCGAATTCCAACGATTTCGGGAAGTTCGAACGCCGTGGTCCAGAAAAGATATTACACAATATCACTATGGGCATTATTATTGCATTTATCGTGACAGCGCTTATTGCATACTTTATTGGATAATCATTTCCTAGATTGAGTGTATGATAGTTTCGGATCATGCGCTCATTTCTTTTTCTATGACTCTGAACTATAATGAAATCCGCAAAAAAGGATTCCTTTTTGCACCCATCATTGGACTTATTTTTCTAGTACACCTTATTGGAGTGTATGTGTATGAAGGTGGGGTATCTATGTGAGTAAGCGGATGAAGTATCAATATTGGACTAGTTGGGGAAGCTCCAGCAATTCCGAATCCTATCGATTATACGAAAAATAAATACCATGATCTCATACTGAAATTTCTGTTTCGATCACTCATCACCTACGATGCCAAAAAAGGTGAATATCAAGGAGATATTGGAACATGTGACATTCGTGATCTCTCGAAAATTGTCTGCGAACTCAAAAAAAATCAATATTGGTCTGATGGAACGCCCATTCAGGTAGAAGATGTCATTGCCACATATCAGGCGTTTCGAGCCAATGCAGATACGAGCAAGATGTGAGTATTTCTGAAGAGTGTGAGTTTTGTCTCTTCCGATTCAGGAAAAATAACCATCACAGCAAAAGAAAAAAATTCACTTATTCTCGATTTTTTGATGTATCCGATTGTGCGAAGCGATATGCTCGAGCGTATAAAAACAGGCAGAATCGGACAAGAGGGATATATCACTTCTGGTTCTTATAAATTCAGTGAGAAAAAAAAGGATACGGAGCATGGATATGATCGTGTCACTATCGAACGTGATGAGAAAAATGGAGGAGAATGATGGCTTGATAAATACCATTTTCTCTTTTTCCCTGATCTTGCATCTCTCGAACGCAGTACGGATAATCTTAGTATCATCATTCCTCCAGTCAAGAGTGAGAAAATTCTCTTGGGACCGAGGTTTGATCCATATGTGTATGCTATGTATGAATATATCGGACTTTTTGCGAATACTGATACACTCTCGACAGAGATGCGACGACAACTCTATGGTAAAATTGCTGAGAGTTTCTCGGGAAAGATTGATTCCAGTGAGCGCCCTGTGCAAAATATTTTTTCTCTCCAGACAGGCACAACGAGTCCTATAAAGCTCGAGAAAAATCTCAGTGATGTGATGCGAGCACTAGGATACACGAAACCGGATACACAGATAGCAGCACTCAATCAGCAAACAGGATTTCTCACAGGAGCAAGTATCGATTATGGAAATACCAAATATTTCACAGCGCCAACGAATAAAAAAATATATTTTTCTGAAGTTGCGACGGGTGAATTTCTCCTCTCTGGGAAAATACCAAGCACAACCAAAAATGTCTATATTAATAATTATCAACTTCGAGAATATTCAGAAGGAAGTACGAGTTTCAATTATCGGGTGAGTCTCGAGAGAAAAAATCTCATAGAAGGGAAAAATGAGTATATTCTCGAGCTCGGAGATGGAGATGGAAACAGGACAGCACAAGATTCTTTGACGATTTATTTTTCTCGGGATAGTCAGGTTCTCAACTCCATGAAGGAAAAAGTCGATAATGAATATCTCGCGGTACTCAATAGTTCCGATAAAGTTGCAGCAAGACAACAAGCAATAGAAACAGAAAGGACACGACTCAAGAGTCTCGATCCACGTTATTACTATAACAAAAAGGGAGAACCATTCGAGGTAAAAATTGCCTATAAAGATGATCCTCTTTCTCTCCAGACATATGCATGATATGTCAGTACTGCACTTCAGGATCTGAGTATCAAGAGTACGCTTGTTCCTCTCTCTACGAAAGATATTCAGTCCATGCTTTCTTCGGGCAAGAAGGATTATGATTTTATCATTATTCCCTTCGAAGCGAGTGGACGACTTTCTCGTATTGGTCAAGTATTTCTCTCGAGTGAGGCAAAAAATGGAATCAACTTTGCCAAGATTGAAAGTAAAACTCTTGATTCATTATTTGCTGAATTACGAGTCGCATCTATCAGAGAAGAAACAGAAAAAATCGAACAAAAGATTCTTGATTACATGCAATCAGAAGGATTTTTTCTTTCTTTATCGAGCCCACTTCATACACTTTATATCGATAAGAATCTCAAAGGAGTAAAATATATTGATACATTTCAAGATATTTCAACACTGCATACGGTACTCGCCACTGCGAGCATCAAGGATACGTATCTGATCCAGACAGAAGGGAAGTCAATCTCCAACTTCATAGTATGGGTTTTTCATAAAGCATTTTCGAACTAAGTTAGCTTCTTTCTCACATTATCATCTCTTATGAAAGAATCTATAGTGCTCTCTGCATGGGAACTCATCACCAAATTCCATTCTCTCAAGAAACTCAATTTCCTTCCGTCTTTGATCGGAATGCTCTGGCTTTTTCTTATTCTTGTATATCAAGCTGTTTTTACCTACGTTATTGTTTTTCACAAGAAAGATCAGTTCTTTGAAGCACTCATCCAATTTGTTCATAATGATTATTTTACCGAAGTAGTCGTGACCATTGCAGTCGTTTTTGTCCTCTATATGTTCCTCGCACCGCTCACAGAATGAGGAATCGTCGAGATGATTCATTCCTATAGAAAAAGTGACGGGAAGAAGTTTCATCGTACATTTCAGGGAATTTTTGATGGATTTCAACACTTTCTCCCACTCTTTGAGGCACACAATGTTGTCACTATATTTCGTCCGCTTGCGATTATCACGTTTTATATTTTTCTTCTTCGTATCTTCGGGAAAGAGTATTTTACCCCCATTTCTTGGGTAATGCTCATATATCTCATATTTTCGTTTTTCTTGA
Coding sequences:
- a CDS encoding prepilin-type N-terminal cleavage/methylation domain-containing protein, with protein sequence MFFSSNRNKGGFTLVEVMVVVMILGVLFVGLYMGFQPYMKRSRDTKRVANMLQYSNVLETFDKNFDTFPSVYGAGGSPTASGYCLSELPTRGDIAALGNAGKFSALTIDTTPPPRDPDQTVVVPPCSLPGSYVYSRLDYGGGKQAALIAARLEIRTSANYGTGSDLLNPLKFQDDTKKGTVPPTASDQLYVVTRLH
- a CDS encoding ribonuclease J, whose protein sequence is MRNKRFQSNTGASPKEKGAPRSFFDSGKKIQSNIRPGDSFIFEDSYKAKRSYPFLTPVQALKKFLGQHEEKVKPLQKETLRVIPFGGTEQVGLNCMGFEYEDEMIIIDMGLQFPDQYQYGINSSIPDLTYCRGKKVVGACITHGHIDHIGGVYFLMEQLGRSTPLYATAMAYELIKLKQGDMGATLPNLREYVRYQPIQLGKHFQITPFVVDHSIPDSVGLLIETPVGRFVHTGDWKFDRTPLPNRPSTNFEYLETIGNRGVRALFSDSTNAHLLGSSISESEVVHSIEDIFEKAPGRVITATFSSIIDRVMLIISTAEKYNRKVVLLGRSMNNYIDIAIKLGYVRPKPGTIISMEDAAKLPDKDITICCTGAQGERYAALMRIVTGESRDTTLKSDDTIIFSSSVIPGNERAVQGLFDLITQQGPKIHHYKESEVHAGGHAREEDTKKMINLIRPEYYVPIYGFPHMLRGNARNAYELGYAKDKVVILKNGKILEFTKDSIRETDEYASHKLITVDGRMVGYSAEKELHDRFQISSQGVLVIGIVKKNSGFAIKYQTVGLPPVDKVPNLEKSLDTAIKDILKDLSRFKDADSFVSHVERKVCDLCLYEIGKEPKVVVIVQ
- a CDS encoding pilin; this translates as MKKILLIITFLFTGFCNFVFFPAFTHAAYCSVDSSNAVEFLQSCGSDTIGVDPSQGDDVEGIRDRVTVIVERAIALGAVFAIAFLVWAGIQYTTAYGDDEKLKHAKSTAIYAIAGLILILAAFGLIDIFIGFINQFLSL
- the secG gene encoding preprotein translocase subunit SecG, whose product is MTYILSLLSVIVILLVMMQAKGSGLSIIPNSNDFGKFERRGPEKILHNITMGIIIAFIVTALIAYFIG
- a CDS encoding ABC transporter substrate-binding protein, producing MIVSDHALISFSMTLNYNEIRKKGFLFAPIIGLIFLVHLIGVYVYEGGVSMGVSGGSINIGLVGEAPAIPNPIDYTKNKYHDLILKFLFRSLITYDAKKGEYQGDIGTCDIRDLSKIVCELKKNQYWSDGTPIQVEDVIATYQAFRANADTSKMGVFLKSVSFVSSDSGKITITAKEKNSLILDFLMYPIVRSDMLERIKTGRIGQEGYITSGSYKFSEKKKDTEHGYDRVTIERDEKNGGEGWLDKYHFLFFPDLASLERSTDNLSIIIPPVKSEKILLGPRFDPYVYAMYEYIGLFANTDTLSTEMRRQLYGKIAESFSGKIDSSERPVQNIFSLQTGTTSPIKLEKNLSDVMRALGYTKPDTQIAALNQQTGFLTGASIDYGNTKYFTAPTNKKIYFSEVATGEFLLSGKIPSTTKNVYINNYQLREYSEGSTSFNYRVSLERKNLIEGKNEYILELGDGDGNRTAQDSLTIYFSRDSQVLNSMKEKVDNEYLAVLNSSDKVAARQQAIETERTRLKSLDPRYYYNKKGEPFEVKIAYKDDPLSLQTYAGYVSTALQDLSIKSTLVPLSTKDIQSMLSSGKKDYDFIIIPFEASGRLSRIGQVFLSSEAKNGINFAKIESKTLDSLFAELRVASIREETEKIEQKILDYMQSEGFFLSLSSPLHTLYIDKNLKGVKYIDTFQDISTLHTVLATASIKDTYLIQTEGKSISNFIVWVFHKAFSN